The genomic segment GGGATCCTTACGAGAATATTCAGGGGGGTGTGACCCTGGGGGATCACTTGAAACTTTACGGTTTTGTCGGCAAACTTGACGGCTGGCTTAAGGACAGCGTTTTTGTCAACCGTTATCTGGCCGGGCATCGGGCCGAGATATCTTTTCCCCCATTTCAATTGGGATTCAATGAATATGTGATCTATGGCGGGCCGGGACGGAATGTGGAACTATATTATCTTATTCCCTTATATCTTTACCAGGGAGAGCAGATCAACCGCCAGTTTGACGATAACGTCATCTGGAATGCCGATTTTAAAATCGTAAAACCTCCTTTCAGATTATCCGGAGAGGTGACCATTGATGATTTTCAGATAGAAAGGAAAACCGCCGGAGACCAGGAACCAACCGAAGCCGGATTTGGCCTACAGGCCGATTGGGCGGTTATATCCAGCCCCTGTTTTGTCACCACATCGCTTTCCTACCGGATGATCACCGGATGGACATACAATCAATCCAAGGATTGGAACCGTTTCTTGTTTGAATCCCAGCCGATCGGTTCCGAAGAAGGAAACGATTTCGACCGGTTGTCATGGAAATTAACTGCGAATTCTTCGGCCTGGATCGGCTCGGCCGAAGTATTTTATAAACGAAAGGGTCAGGGAAGCATCGAGGATCCATGGACTGAACCCTGGGCTCATGATTCAACCTGGCACGAGACCTTTCCCACCGGAGTGGTGGAGAAGACATTAGGCTGCCAGATTAACCTGGAATGGCAGACGACGGTAATTAAAATTTTGAATCAAAACCGGCTAATGAATGTCTTCGGATTATGGAGATATGAAAACAGCCAAAACTATGATAATATCTCCGGGCAAAACCGCAGTCAATGGTTGGCCGGGTTGGGACTGGGATTCAGTTTTTCGCAGGGAATAATCAATTTTTAAACGGGCACTGATTCGTCTTTATAATGCCATAACCGTGTAATAGGTTTAAGTAAGCTTTTTATGGATAGCAATCTGAAAAACACTAAAATTGCCATTGTCCACGATTATCTGAACCAATACGGCGGAGCCGAGAGGGTTCTGGAATCGTTGCACGGGCTTTTCCCGGAGGCTCCGATCTATACCCTGCTGCATGATCCCGATATGCTGCCAGGCCATTTCCGTGGCTGGGATATCCGCCCGTCCTTTCTCAACCGATTACCAGGGCACCGGCGCCACTATCAAAAACTATTGGCTTTATTCCCACTGGCGGTGGAAAGCTTCGATCTAAATGATTACGACATAGTTATCTCCAGTTCCAATGCTTGGGCCAAGGGGGCTATAACCACTAGCCGAACATTCCATCTTTGTTATGTACATACGCCCATGCGTTTTGTATGGGATTGGTATCATTATATTTCTCATGAACATAATGCCGTTACCAATCTCTTTCTGATCCCGTTTTTAAGCAGGATCCGCCTATGGGACGAATGCAGTTGCCAACGTCCGGATTTTTATGTTTCAAATTCAATGGAAGTGCAAAGGAGGATTGCCAAGTATTACCGGCGCCACTCTACGGTGGTTTATCCGCCGGTTAAAACCGATTTTTTCATTCCGCCGGAGGACAGCGCTATTGGCGATTACTTCCTGGTAGTGTCCAGGCTCAAGCCGCATAAAAGGATAGATCTAGCGGTAAAAGCATTCAACCAACTTAAGCTGAAACTTATAATAGTCGGAGACGGCGGCGAATACAACCGGCTAAAATGCTTGGCCGGCCCGAACATCAATTTTGCCGGCAGGGTATCGGATGACCAGCTGCTGAAGTACTACCAGGGTTGCCGGGCCTTGATATTTCCCGCC from the Candidatus Edwardsbacteria bacterium genome contains:
- a CDS encoding glycosyltransferase, which encodes MDSNLKNTKIAIVHDYLNQYGGAERVLESLHGLFPEAPIYTLLHDPDMLPGHFRGWDIRPSFLNRLPGHRRHYQKLLALFPLAVESFDLNDYDIVISSSNAWAKGAITTSRTFHLCYVHTPMRFVWDWYHYISHEHNAVTNLFLIPFLSRIRLWDECSCQRPDFYVSNSMEVQRRIAKYYRRHSTVVYPPVKTDFFIPPEDSAIGDYFLVVSRLKPHKRIDLAVKAFNQLKLKLIIVGDGGEYNRLKCLAGPNINFAGRVSDDQLLKYYQGCRALIFPALEDFGIAPVEAQACGRPVIAYGKGGSEETIVDGRTGILFQQQTPESLISAVTGFNQFQFESKTVRKQAETFDQKIFEQKFIRILSDQYKAFLQQRQGDR